TCTGTATATGGCTGGAAGGGGGATCTCTGGGGCTATGCCTTTGAGATAGAAGATGGAGTAAGCGAAAGGAGGCGTTAGGAAAGATATCTGGAGGCTCACACACACCACCAGCCCCACCCACAAAGGATCAAAACCCAGCTTCATGAGGATGGGGGAAAAAATGGGCACTGTGATGAGCAGAATCCCGATCCAGTCTATGAAACAGCCTAGAATAAAGATGATCACCAGGATGGTGATGAATACCCCCCAAGAGCCGAATCCCAGGGAAAGCAGAAAATCCGTTATTACCTGACCGCAGCCTGCGCTCAAGAAAGCCCCAGTGTAAAGATTGGAGGCTATGGCAATGAAGATTATCATGGAGGTTATTCTCAAGGTGAGGTAGCAGTTCTCCCTAAATGCCTTCCATGTCAAGCTCCTGTTTATCATGGCCAGGCCCACTGCCCCCACAGATCCTACGGCTCCAGCCTCTGTGGGGGAAGCCACCCCGAAAAATATGGAGCCCAGCACCAAAAAAACCAAAAACACAGGTGGTATCAAATACTTGAAGCCCGTCACAAGGGATTCCCTGGAGAAAAAGGGAATCCTTTCCTCTGGGGCCAAAGGAGGGCCCATTTGGGGGTTCAAGGCCGTACGGATCAGGACATAGAGCATGTAACCCACACCCAGAAGCATTCCCGGAATCAGAGCTCCTGCATACATCTGAGTCACAGAAACCCCGGCCATGGGCGCATACAAGATCAACATGACGCTTGGGGGAATAAGGATTCCCAGTGTGCCTCCAGCGCACACCACTCCACTTGCCAATCCCTTGTCGTACTTGGCCTTGAGCATGGAGGGCACTGCCAAGAGCCCTATGGCAGTCTCGGAAGCCCCCACGACCCCAGTACAGGCTGCAAAGATTATGGCCAGGGCCACGGTGGCCACGGCCAATCCACCCCTCAGACCTGCCATCCACCTCCTGAGGATGGTGAAAGCCTTCTCGGCCACCCCAGAGGTTTGCATCATGGCCCCCATGAAGATAAAAAGAGGCACCGCTGCCAGAATATACTCCGAGAGGGTCCCGTTTATTATTCTTTGGGGCATCATGTACAGGTAGGCCTTTCCCGTGGTCAGGTACCCGAACAGAAGCCCCATGGTGCCTATCCCGAAGGCCAGGGGAAATCCTGCCAAGAGCACAAAGAGGCTAAGAAGCATGAGGATGGTCACAAGCTCGGGGCTCACCTGGCACCTCCCTTAATCACCTTCTCTAAGGTTCTCAAGAAGTCCACTAGGCCCTGGAAGAGAAAAAGAAGGAACCCAAAGGTGATGGCCAGTTTGAAGGGCCAAAGGTGGGGCCGCCATACGCTCACCGAAGAGCGCTCCCCTGAGCTCAAGGTCCAAAGCCCATGTTCCCCGCATTTGTAGGTCAATACCAGCAGGAGGGGGAAAAAAAGCAACAAATAACAAATTGCCTCAACCACAGCCTGCGTCCTGGGAGACAGCCTTGCATAGAGCAGATCCATCCTGACATGAGTCTTGAGGGCCTGACAGTATGCCACACCCAACACCGAGTAAGCCCCGTAGGTCATGTAAGTGACCTCGAAGGCCCAGTGGGTAGGCTTGTTGAATACGTATCTCATCACTATGTCGTAGCATATGGCCATGACCAGTGCAGGCATAAGATAACTTGAGAACTTTCCCGTCCACTCGCTGGCCCTATCCACTGCCCGAAAAACCTTCTCCAACGATCACCTCCCTAAACTTCAAGGGAGGGGCCCCCTGTTCGGGGAAGCCCACTCCCGGAAGTATTCTCAGACCTCTGCTGCCTTATAGCCTCTCAAGGCCCCTTTTTTGGCAAAGAGGGCACATTGCCTCAGAGGCTTCAATGGGGCAGGGAAAACATCTTGGAATACGGATACCACTTCTTGCCAAAGGCCTTCTGGGACTCCCACACCTTCTTGAAGAACTCGTCCTTGGCCGACATCTCGTCCAGATAGTCTTCAGCCCACTTGATGAAGGTCTTGACGGTCTCAGGATCCACTTCCACTATCTCTATGCCCTTCTCCTTGAAGAAGTCCATGGCCTTGATGTTTTCAGACTCCATCCATAGCCAGTTCAAAAGCCTCATCTTGCCTATGGCGGCCTCCACCTGCACCTTGAGATCCGCAGGCAACGCCTCCCAGGCTTTCTTGTTGACCACTATCTCCAGCTGGGAGGCGGGCTGGTGGACACCGGGCAGGTGCAGGTACTTGCACACCTCCCAAATGCCCAGGGTCTTGTCAAAGGCTGGAATGCTGTACTCCGCCGCATCTATCACACCTCTTTGAAGGTTGGGCATGATCTCCCCTGCTGGCATGAATACCACAGAAAGGCCGTGCTTGGTCAGCACATCTCCCATTACCGGCATCATCCTGAACTTGATACCCTTCCAGTCCTCCAGCTTCTTCAAAGGCTTCTTGGCCCACATGAAGATCTCCATTGCTATGGGGGCATCATGGAAGACCTTCACCTTGTAGCCGTACTTGTCATACATCTCCTGATGAAGCTCCTTGCCTCCTCCATGCTCCAGCCACATCTGCATGTCCAGGGCATTGAGACCTCCAGGGGCTGCCGTAAAAAGCGGTGAGACGGGAATCTTTCCAACCCACTGCCCGGTGTACCCGAAGTTTGCTTCATAGACCCCATCGCTTACGGCCTTGAGCCCCTCGAAGGGAGGCACCAGAGCCCCGGCAGGGAAACATTCCCAAACAAGGCGGCCATTGGTTACCTTCTTTACCTCTTCCGCGGTCCTAAGCATGGCCTCGTGATACAGCATGCCTGCTGGCACAAAACCCTGGACCTTCCACTTGATGACCTTTTCCTGAGCCATTGCTGGCATGACCAAACAAACGGCCAAGGCCACCGTCGCCAAAACCAATCCCATCTTCCTCATGGCCCACACCTCCCCGAAAATGATTCCCCCTCTCTGGGGCATTGTACCCTCCAAGCATTCCAAGTGTTTTATTTTTCTAGCCGGTCTCCTATGGTGACTTTGGCCTAGTATGAGGCCAAAGCGCTCCCTTTCATATCGCGAGTGGGCCTCTGTGTCAAGCTAAAACTATTTTTGAAAATTCTCTTTTCCCATAGGAAACTCAAACCAGGCCAAGAGCACGATTCAGAGAAACACTCTTATGCCGGCCAGTCCCGCTTCTTTTACTCGGCCCCATCTTGAATAGGCCTTTGCATGAGATCTTTGCCTTGGGCCATGGGAGCCCTTGTGAAAAGCTATTGTGTACAAAACTCTATCCCTGGGGTAGCTCACTGAAGCCCCCTCGGCTCCACATGCAAAGTGGTTTTGACATCCTGTCCCGAATAGGCTAAACACTCGGGCAAGGGAGGCACAGGCCAGCATGAACTGGATCCATCGAATAAATCAGCTTCCATCTCAGGAAAAAGAGGGACTCTACAGGATTTTGATTCCCCCTTCCCTCTATAAGAGGTTCCAGATTCATCCCCTTAGGCTCACCTCCCCAACGGGTCATAGGGCTGTACGCATCTGGGGGCCCCCTGGTGACAGGACAGCCCTGGTGGAGATCAAGCTTGAGCAAATGGAAGAGCCTCTTTATTCCATTCAAGTATCAGACACACAGGATTTCACACAACTGGACTGGGACTTCTTGATTGTGAACGATCCTCAAGGTCCCAGGTTCTTGACCCAGGTGGACTCCCATGGGAGGGACACCCTCTTTGGTTGGGCTTTCAGAAATCTAGAGGAAGAAACAAGGGCCATGGAGGCAGGGCTCTGTCCAGGCCAAAGCAGGAAAGGTCTTAGGCTAACCGGGGAAGCCATTGAGTGCTTGGAGTTCTTCTGCCGCATCCTGGATATCCGCATCATACGTCTGGAAGCCCTCTTTTATCATAATGCCATCACCTACGAGCGACACGGCTTCTCCTATTTCAGCGGGTATCCCCTGATGAAGAGCATCCACCAGGAGTTTCAGCCTGGTGGAAAACTTTATGCGCTTATGGACGGAAGCACCCCTTTTAGACGCCCCGAGATGGCCCAGACGGTTCGAGGCAGAAGCTGGGCCATTCACGACGGGATCCTCCTGGAAGTTGAGGACGATCTGCTCAGCCAGGGCTGGATCTCCCCGGTCATGTACCGCATGGTGGGAAAACCCAGGCCCATGACCACCTTTCCTGACCCCATCTATTGAAAAAAGCACGTTTTTTGCTACAAGGATCTCCAGAGGATTGACTGCCGCTGCTTTACAGCACCGTAAGGCTGTGTTCTAATGGCTGAGGTCGCCTCCTGATAAAAAGTACAGTCACATGTTGAGCATACGAGATCTCAGCATAAGGACCAAGCTTGTGAGTCTCACTTTGCTGCTGGTCTTGGTCCCACTTTTGGCAGTGTCCTTCCTTTCTCTGAATAGATTTGACAGTGCCCTCAGAAGAGCAGCCGAGCAGGACCTGGAGCATCTTGTACAGAATATGTACTCCATGTGCAGCCTCCAGGAGGAGATGGTACAGAGGGAACTGGACAGAAAAATGGCATTGGCTAGGATGCTGCTTCTGGGAGATGCCCGGCAGGTTCAGGCTGACTCAAGCAGGCCCATTAGGTTTGTCTTGAGAGATCCTGAGGCTCAAGAGCTCATGAGTATCGAGGTCCCATCCTGGAAGCTGGACGGGGCATGGGTAAACCTGGATCCGGATTTCATCGACAGGGTGGGAGAGCTCATAGGGGGCATCTGTACCATCTTCCATGTCTCGGAGACCGGGGAGCTCCTGCGCATTGCAACCAACTTAAAAGACAAACAGGGCAGCCGCGCCATCGGCACCTTTCTGCCCAGGGAAAGCGCCGTTTCCATGATGCTGGCGCGGGGACAGCCCTTCAAAGGTAGAAGCCTTGTCTTGGAGGAATGGTACATAACCGTGTACGAACCAGTTCTGGATCAAGACCAAAGGGTCCTGGGTGCCCTGGGCGTGGGAGTCAGGGAGCCGGCGCTTTCCCTCAAGACCCAGGTCAAGGACATAAGGGTGGGGTACACTGGCTACGCTTACATAATGGACAGCCAAGGGGTCCTGAAGGTGCACCCTGTCAAAGAGGGCGAGAACATAATAGATGCTCAGGATTCTGAGGGCTTTCACTACATAAGGGCAATGGTGGAGGTTGCCACGAAAATGCCCGAGGGGCATGTGGAGACCATCCGCTACCCCTGGATGAACCCTGAGCTGGGGGAGAGAGCCCCCCGGCAAAAGATCACCAAATATACTTACTTTCGGCCCTGGGACTGGATAATCGCCGCTGGCACATACGAGGAAGAGATCTACCAGGCCCTTTACGAGACCCAGCGGTTCATAGTGGCAGTGGTGCTGGTTAGCCTGCCTCTGGTTTTTATTTTCACCGTGGGACTCTCCAAGATCCTTACCCGCAGGATCGGGGAGCTGACCCAGGCCACCGCCCGCATGCTGGACGGAGATCTTTCCCAGCGAGTGGAGGTGCATGGAAGGGACGAGGTGGGAATTCTGGGACTGTCCTTCAACAGGATGGCAAGTCAGATCCAACAGTACACCACCAGTCTCCAGAACATGGTCAATGAAAGAACCAGGGAACTGGCCGCTTCCAGGGAACGGTACAGGGAACTCTCCACTTTTCTCAACAGCATACTGGAAAGCGCCACCCAGTATGCCATCATGGCCTTGGACTTCAAAGGCCAGATAATGGAATTTAACAAGGGTGCAGAAAGGCTCTTTGGCTGGAGCAAGCAGCAGGTCGTGGGCAAAGAGAACATAGCAATAACCATCCCGCCAGAGGAAATAGAAAGAGGCATTCAAAAGAAAATAGCGGCCCGAACTCGCACCGAGGGGCTCTGCGAGATAGAGATGGAAAGAGTCCGAAA
The sequence above is drawn from the bacterium genome and encodes:
- a CDS encoding Cache 3/Cache 2 fusion domain-containing protein, whose amino-acid sequence is MLSIRDLSIRTKLVSLTLLLVLVPLLAVSFLSLNRFDSALRRAAEQDLEHLVQNMYSMCSLQEEMVQRELDRKMALARMLLLGDARQVQADSSRPIRFVLRDPEAQELMSIEVPSWKLDGAWVNLDPDFIDRVGELIGGICTIFHVSETGELLRIATNLKDKQGSRAIGTFLPRESAVSMMLARGQPFKGRSLVLEEWYITVYEPVLDQDQRVLGALGVGVREPALSLKTQVKDIRVGYTGYAYIMDSQGVLKVHPVKEGENIIDAQDSEGFHYIRAMVEVATKMPEGHVETIRYPWMNPELGERAPRQKITKYTYFRPWDWIIAAGTYEEEIYQALYETQRFIVAVVLVSLPLVFIFTVGLSKILTRRIGELTQATARMLDGDLSQRVEVHGRDEVGILGLSFNRMASQIQQYTTSLQNMVNERTRELAASRERYRELSTFLNSILESATQYAIMALDFKGQIMEFNKGAERLFGWSKQQVVGKENIAITIPPEEIERGIQKKIAARTRTEGLCEIEMERVRKDGSRFPAHSVVTAMMDPEGRISGFVEIVGDLTRRRLLEKELRETKEFLENVMASSVDGIVTTDLKGHITFLNRGMEEMLGFSKAELLGTHISRLYVKGIQEARQIMEILRSQQRVENYEMQILRKDQEVLSIINSASLLRDGEGNVIGTVGVFKDLTQQKKLEAKLKETQAHLVEASKLRALGELVAGVAHELNNPLMASQTILHVMETELHQDCPNKNRLEVIRRCNDRIARIVDHLREFSRQARPELRPTDINLPIENALLITGQQLLDHQIHLERRLAQGLPPVMADPNQMEQVLLNLISNARDALDEKQDAKNLLIETGLEKRGESSWVAVTVKDTGPGIPPELLEKVMEPFFTTKPVGRGTGLGLSLCFKIVEDHGGMLEIKSQVGMGTEVKVLLPALGDDAS
- a CDS encoding TRAP transporter large permease subunit, which codes for MSPELVTILMLLSLFVLLAGFPLAFGIGTMGLLFGYLTTGKAYLYMMPQRIINGTLSEYILAAVPLFIFMGAMMQTSGVAEKAFTILRRWMAGLRGGLAVATVALAIIFAACTGVVGASETAIGLLAVPSMLKAKYDKGLASGVVCAGGTLGILIPPSVMLILYAPMAGVSVTQMYAGALIPGMLLGVGYMLYVLIRTALNPQMGPPLAPEERIPFFSRESLVTGFKYLIPPVFLVFLVLGSIFFGVASPTEAGAVGSVGAVGLAMINRSLTWKAFRENCYLTLRITSMIIFIAIASNLYTGAFLSAGCGQVITDFLLSLGFGSWGVFITILVIIFILGCFIDWIGILLITVPIFSPILMKLGFDPLWVGLVVCVSLQISFLTPPFAYSIFYLKGIAPEIPLPAIYRGIVPFVCIQAIVTALCIAFPELCIWLPKALEGAK
- the dctP gene encoding TRAP transporter substrate-binding protein DctP, with the translated sequence MRKMGLVLATVALAVCLVMPAMAQEKVIKWKVQGFVPAGMLYHEAMLRTAEEVKKVTNGRLVWECFPAGALVPPFEGLKAVSDGVYEANFGYTGQWVGKIPVSPLFTAAPGGLNALDMQMWLEHGGGKELHQEMYDKYGYKVKVFHDAPIAMEIFMWAKKPLKKLEDWKGIKFRMMPVMGDVLTKHGLSVVFMPAGEIMPNLQRGVIDAAEYSIPAFDKTLGIWEVCKYLHLPGVHQPASQLEIVVNKKAWEALPADLKVQVEAAIGKMRLLNWLWMESENIKAMDFFKEKGIEIVEVDPETVKTFIKWAEDYLDEMSAKDEFFKKVWESQKAFGKKWYPYSKMFSLPH
- a CDS encoding TRAP transporter small permease subunit, whose translation is MEKVFRAVDRASEWTGKFSSYLMPALVMAICYDIVMRYVFNKPTHWAFEVTYMTYGAYSVLGVAYCQALKTHVRMDLLYARLSPRTQAVVEAICYLLLFFPLLLVLTYKCGEHGLWTLSSGERSSVSVWRPHLWPFKLAITFGFLLFLFQGLVDFLRTLEKVIKGGAR